CCTGAGACCAGATTTCAGCCTGGAACAGCGAGATCTGATCTCTGTTACACTGATGCCTGGAGTTACTCCACTGCCTTCAGTGGATTTACTCCAGATCGACAGTGGTGTAAATGACAgctgaatcaggcccacagacTATCATCTGATATCACCAAAAAATGAAACTACTTTACCCGGATACACAAATACAGTGACTATGAGGAAGAAGTGTTTTACAAGGAAATATAAAAACCAGGAAAGTAGGCAGGAAGGCCCGAGGTCCACTAGGGCCCATGGCCTGCTCTGTGTAATCACACAACATCGGTCGTGTGGCATACACCTACCTGACCCTACCTGGACAATCCCCATTTAACGCTTTAAGAGGAAGATtagcgccccccccaccccaccatgtcCCTCAGGATCCTGGGGAAATTTCTTCCCAACCTCAAATTTGGTGATCAGTTGGCAACCACGGGTAATTTGTCATGAATCCACTTGTTAACAGCAGTGAGTTGCCGATTATCTCTTGTGCCCCCTGTTCCGCCGCCTGGTGGTGTTGGGGGACGAGCCATCTCTTCTGGAGCAGTAATGCTTGGTAACCACCTGTTTGCACTGCTGGCATTTCACCATGCAGCACCAGTGGAACTTGCAATTGCAGCTGGTGACAATCTCAGTCCTCTTCTCCTCCACTTTCAGGCCACACTCAGTGCAGagcctcctgcagctcctcctcTCCCACTGAGACAAGTTCTTGCCACTCTGCAGGCATTCCCGCCCCTCGGTGCCATGGAGGCCCAGACTGGCATTCCTGACGCAGTAATCAGGAGAGTCTTCCAGGAAGACAAGTTCTGTGGCTAGCACAGTGCTGAAAGTCTCTGCTGTGGCCCCACGGCTGTCGGCACTATTCCCAGCTCTCATCCTTCTCTTGTCCATCTCCAGCTTCTGGGCCTGGTCATATTTGATCTTCAGATAATTCCCAATTTCTCGAAACTCAGCAAGCTGGAGCCAGCAGGTCTGGATGCTGCAGCTGCCTGATACCCCGTGGCACTTACACGTCCTTTTCATTGTTGCTTTCACAGCCTGGGATGAAAAGGCAGAGCAGTTAGGAACAGCAGAAAACTGCAGCACAAACATGGTCTGTTGCAATAAAACCTCAGATAGTGGCATAAGGGGTTGCTCATCTCTCAGTCATCAGTTCTAATCCAGCTCGTGCTAGTTGGGGCTGAAAGTCATTACTGCGTAGTGGCCCATGTGAAATGAACTGGTGCTCTCAGTCCAGCTCCTGATGGACATATGTTCCATCGCTaactgggagctggcagagatgTAAACATTCAATGGGCATGAGCTACTTTACCCCCACAGGTGGAGTCTCTCCAGGCCTCTTGTGAAGCACACTGGCAAGGTAATGCTATTACCTGGGCTGTCCCAGGTCTCTGAATAACTTCTGCGTGAACGGTGCTGGTTTGACAGCTCCGCACATGAAGATATGAAATAATCTTAGCTACAGACTGATAATCCAAGTATTTATGTAGCACCTTTAATCCAAGCACTTCACCAATATCATCTACCAATTCCTCTCTACAATAATTATAGGGTGCCAGCACTGTAGTATCTATGTTCGATTGTTAGGCTTTGATATATCCTGCGACATAGGTATGCTGAATGTtgccatcctgattttacagctagggaaactgaggcacagaaagatgaagtgacttgcccagggacctgctgccagagCCAAGGTTAGAATCTAAATCGCCTGGCTCCTGCTACCCTGCTCTAACCAACAGACAACATTTCCTTCCCTAACAAAGGCCTTGAGCTGCACATGACAAGAGATGAAAATAGGGTTTGCTCTATTTTACTGTCTGAACAAGTGCTTACTAGCTACAGGACTCCAACGACTAGGTTTCGCAATTCTTGAGAAATGGTGCATGTCACTATACGGGCTGTTTGCTTTGCTTTGAACTGAAGTGCAAGTGAAGCCTATTGCAATAATTTTCTGATGTTCagattttagggcctgattccaAAATCCTTACTCCTTATGCACATGCAGTAGTACTTATTCATGCAAGcggtcttactgaagtcaatgggacaagTCAGGGTTGGAGAATAATGGGGCCTTAAAGCTTTGCAGATTATGTGCTGATTATGAAGATATTTTGGATACagaccaccttttttttttttttttttacttacaaGTCTCCCTGCTTCATTGTTATGCAGATTCATTAAAGCTCTGGCATCTTGTCCTGTCTCCAAAGCATCCACAAATAGTTTGGAAATTCTCTCGCCAAATTCCACATTATCACTGCAGCCTCCCCAGACCCATCCTCGGCCACCTAGGAAAGGACGCATCGTTCACAAATAATAACTATGTGCAGAAGCTCAGGGCGTAGGTGGATTTCAGTACAATATGTAAACCCAGAGCTCTCGGAAACATGTTGGAGGAGCCATTCCTGCATTGGCAGGGAGTTTGCTGGATGAGAAGAACCACAGAATCATTTCAATGTGTAATTCTTACAAATGTTAAAAGCAGGAACAGTCCTTTGAGCCAATTTCTCACTCTGTTACAAGGAAGTCAATGGGGCTGCACAGTTGGAACATAGTTAAATGTGGCCCTACACTTTTTCCAAGTCTGAAAATTGTGATGCCATCAACCCAAAAGCAGATCAGTGTACTAGACCAGGAAAATCACAGCTCACCTACACGGCCATTCCTTGAATCGTCACAGCCACAGTTGTCAAAGTCTCCCATGCTGCAGTTTCTGGTGAGTGTGTACATTACTCCAGCTGAGCTGATGGCATGAACAAAAGAGGTTTCTCTGGTAGCTGGAAAGAGATGAAAAGAGACTGTCACCCTCAAGAACAGAAACCCTCAGTCTCATTTTACTGGTAAGAAGGCCCCTTCCGACCGAGCAATTGCTGGGGGGCAGACTTTGCATAAGGCAATTAGGACAAAAGATAGAGTGGTGCGGGAATTAAACCCTCCATAGAACATGGCAAAATGCTTGTGAATTCTGTCTTCTGCCAGCTTTGTTGTTACTGGCATGACAAAGTGTCACCTTGTGTGTATTTACGTATGGAAAAGAGTTTCTTGGTGACAATGAGATTTTATATAACAGGCCCGATCCTAACACCAAGATCCATTATCACTGACTTCTTTTGATACCCAATCAGGGTTACTCTGTAGCAGTTTTCTGTCCCTGTCTGTTTTCTGATTTGGTGGCAGTCTCCTGCATGGTCTTCTCTACACAGTAAAGCTGCATCAGTTTaacttaaatcagtttttaaactcATGCAAACTCTTCTCTGGACGCACTTTTTAATTTCACTTTAAGAGGTTTTGTTTCAGCTTAAACCTGCTCCCATCACATAGGCTAAACTGCAAGAAGCCACTCTTAAGccgaagagagagagagaatgtgtgtgagaattGGTTGAACTAATTTGGGTTTAAAGTCACACCTAaggttaaactggtgcaactttctcATGTAAACAAGCAAGCTCTTAGTGTGAGGCTGTGTCTGCAGCCTGTCTCTcgaacctccctccctccccgctccaAAATTTGCCATCATTCTGATATATGTATCTGTATAATCTAGATCCTACCTAACTATAAACTGGCTGTATCCCATAAACAGAGATGGCAGGAGGGAAAGGAAGGAGCTCTAGATAAATCCGTGCTCTGCCTCTAAATACACACTTACCACTCCGCAGTCTGTTATGAGTCGAGAGCTGCAGGGCACTTTCTGGGCAGTTCCAGCGCTCCCAGGTGAACTGGTGTTTACATTCTTCAATCCCACTGTGGGCCCCCATAGCCACGCTGGTGGAGTAGGTCAGATACGCCTTGCATAGAAACAGAATGGGTCTCAAACTCCCAAACCTTTCAAAAGGCCACTTGAAAGCAAATGCAAATGGGTTTCAACTGTTTCCCCTCATTACACAGAGGGAGTTGGTGCCCATATGCACATCAGTAAATGTGGTGCCTTAGAAAGGCAACATTTGGTTTGCTAACAGGCAAAATCTATCATTAAATTCATCATAATCCATGTGTAAATTACCTTTGGTCCCGTCATCAGAAAGTTGTTCACAGACCTGTAACAAATAAAACAGGATAAGTGAGATAATTTAACACAGACTCAGACGCATCACCATCACCAAAACGTCCTCGTTCAGCTGGGCTGAGACCCTACCATGCTGACGTGTGGAAAATGGCACAATAGATCCCAATGCTGGTGAAGATGATGAAGGTGTTGCTCTTCATGGCTGTCAGGGTGAAGTTTTATTCCACTAGCTGATCTAAAGCTCTCCACACCAGAGAGGGTTGAATGAGCAGGGCAGCTCTGCTTCTCTCCACACCCAAAGAGGGGATACTCAGGACAAGGAAAGTTAAAAGAATCCAAATCTCGGATATTTATAAGGTGAAGTTCTGAATGGCCAATACCCCCTATTCATTTGCTACCCAATGACCCTATGTGGTAAAGAAGCCTCTGATCCAATGGGTGACAAGATAGCAAAGGAAACGCCTAAAGCTGCACTTCAAAAGACAAGGAGCAGTTGTCACCCAGAGCCTGTGATGATTCTCAAGGAGAGTAAACTTCCCTAACAATGGGCAACCTTTAATTCTATTAAACACACCAGCATTCATCtcttgctgtctctctctctagctaAGGTCCACTTGCTTTCTTCATGATATTTTGCCTCTGCACAGGGGCTCACTTCCCTGACTCCTCTCAAATAACAACCACATTTCTATAGTTCCCCCACTAGCTCAGTGCTCCTTGCTATGAGAATTTCCTGAAGCATTCAGTGCCAGTTTTATAAAGCTCTGTTGGGGCTGGATCTCCCAGATTTGAAAGGATTTATTTAAAGCCagacacacccccacacccccacacacactttcatCGATTAAAGAATTTGTGTTCCATAAGGGCAACCAGGTGCTGCAAAAATGGCATTTCATCCCTCCAGATGTTTGGAAATCTCACTAATTTACATTGCTGCGGCCTGAGAGCCCTGTGCAAAGAGGCTATGAGAGGTTTGCTCCGTGCCTATATCCCCGTATGcgacacactttttttttttaatagtgaggaCAGTTTTCAGGAAGAAGCAaattctgcacagtaaagttcaCCACAGCAAATGCATGATCACGTGCTGGCTTCAGCTGTGTGAGCCTCACAGGTATCCTTTAGCACAGGACTGGAGGAGCCAGAGTGTCTTCTCACATATGTGGGTGTAAGGGGGGAGTAATTCACTGACGTTAAAAGAGTTACACCAGTATATAGCCAATATTtgagagaggagaatcagtccCAAGGATCCGGTCCTGGATATAGGTATGGGCAATATTGTTAAGGGCATCAAAAACCACTAGTGTCAAGGCTGGAGTGATGTCTATTGGTGACAGCCGGCCTTTCTTAATAG
Above is a genomic segment from Mauremys reevesii isolate NIE-2019 linkage group 8, ASM1616193v1, whole genome shotgun sequence containing:
- the WNT8A gene encoding protein Wnt-8a, with the protein product MTGPKAYLTYSTSVAMGAHSGIEECKHQFTWERWNCPESALQLSTHNRLRSATRETSFVHAISSAGVMYTLTRNCSMGDFDNCGCDDSRNGRVGGRGWVWGGCSDNVEFGERISKLFVDALETGQDARALMNLHNNEAGRLAVKATMKRTCKCHGVSGSCSIQTCWLQLAEFREIGNYLKIKYDQAQKLEMDKRRMRAGNSADSRGATAETFSTVLATELVFLEDSPDYCVRNASLGLHGTEGRECLQSGKNLSQWERRSCRRLCTECGLKVEEKRTEIVTSCNCKFHWCCMVKCQQCKQVVTKHYCSRRDGSSPNTTRRRNRGHKR